Proteins from a single region of Electrophorus electricus isolate fEleEle1 chromosome 5, fEleEle1.pri, whole genome shotgun sequence:
- the LOC113571959 gene encoding zinc finger protein 883, producing MMKINSAKRGRPSRKRSRSKRVKDAHIKIEPLSVNEDVIHLEADEPLLQNPSNGSKDFVIDTSSEINQIKQEPGQFDSYGIQKEIPRGTRNHQSQSPDCRIRFPKTEPDCVPVNVAAELKTEPDIHDVPNGDLCVKKEKEEDGTTFKIEAGGGVPEHDRRQDEEPAPASVVSCPYCSVSFTDSSYLEKHLKWTHRSNYLAWLRSHKPPQCPKISSRMLSCSSCPHHVFTQGQLKAHVRRAHLPPPAPARKRYTCPQCDRSFDYMGNLQNHCRRCHGLATVCTDGQLSCASCGKSFTGMWGLGPHRCGGDEEEAEEESKPAATSGRPLCTDRGFLCGQCGKNCPTLQCLTIHTRTHTGEKPHACGVCGRRFSEPGSLRKHAVVHTGVRPYECPECGKRFARMNHLSTHLRTHTGERPFPCPDCGMRFSHRATLRLHQRVHSGEKPFSCPHCSKAFSTLGNMKAHQRMHSTERVHECGQCGKSFARLDVLKKHARVHSGERPYLCSACGRRFSRVQHLTNHQRTHTGEKPYSCDQCGASFAQSGDLTKHARRHTGEKPYACPHCPRRYNNSGDLNKHARSHTGLRPYRCQQCGKAFLLPHHLKTHIRTHTGERPYSCPRCCRTFTRTHHLTQHISKHH from the exons ATGATGAAAATCAACTCGGCGAAGAGAGGAAGACCGTCCCGAAAGAGGAGTAGGAGCAAACGTGTCAAAGACGCACATATTAAAATAGAGCCACTCTCTGTAAACGAGGATGTGATTCATTTGGAGGCAGATGAACCTCTACTGCAGAATCCATCTAATGGATCTAAAGACTTTGTTATTGATACCTCTTCAGAGATTaaccaaataaaacaagaacCGGGTCAGTTTGATTCATACGGAATCCAAAAGGAAATACCACGAGGTACCAGAAATCATCAATCTCAATCTCCTGATTGCAGAATACGATTTCCAAAGACAGAACCAGACTGTGTTCCAGTAAATGTGGCTGCTGAATTAAAAACTGAGCCAGACATTCATGATGTGCCGAATGGAGATTTGTGtgtaaagaaagagaaggaagaggatgGGACAACGTTCAAGATCGAGGCAGGGGGTGGTGTCCCGGAGCATGATCGCAGACAAGATGAAGAACCAG ctcCTGCATCTGTTGTCTCCTGTCCTTACTGCTCTGTGTCCTTTACTGACTCGTCCTACCTGGAGAAACACCTGAAATGGACCCACCGGAGCAACTATCTTGCCTGGCTCAGGAGCCACAAACCTCCCCAGTGTCCCAAAATCTCCTCCAGGATGCTGAGCTGCTCGTCCTGCCCTCACCACGTCTTCACACAGGGGCAGCTGAAGGCGCACGTGCGGCGGGCGCACCTTCCCCCACCCGCCCCCGCCCGCAAGCGCTACACCTGCCCCCAGTGTGACCGCAGCTTTGACTACATGGGCAACCTGCAGAACCACTGCCGCCGCTGCCACGGCCTGGCCACTGTCTGCACCGACGGCCAGCTCAGCTGCGCCTCCTGCGGGAAGAGCTTCACCGGCATGTGGGGCCTCGGCCCTCACCGCTGCGGGGGGGAcgaggaggaggcagaggaggagagcaaaCCCGCCGCCACCTCGGGCCGCCCCCTCTGCACCGACCGCGGCTTCCTGTGTGGGCAGTGCGGTAAGAACTGCCCCACGTTACAGTGCCTGACcatccacacacgcacgcacacgggcGAGAAGCCGCACGCCTGTGGCGTGTGCGGCCGGCGCTTCAGCGAGCCAGGCAGCTTGCGCAAGCACGCGGTGGTGCATACGGGCGTGCGGCCCTACGAGTGCCCCGAATGCGGCAAGCGCTTCGCCCGCATGAACCACCTGAGCACGcacctgcgcacgcacacaggcgaGCGGCCCTTCCCCTGCCCCGACTGCGGCATGCGCTTTAGCCACCGGGCAACCTTGCGCCTGCACCAGCGCGTGCACTCGGGCGAGAAACCCTTCTCCTGTCCACACTGCAGCAAGGCCTTCTCCACGCTGGGCAACATGAAGGCGCACCAGCGCATGCACAGCACGGAGCGCGTGCACGAGTGCGGCCAGTGCGGCAAGTCGTTTGCGCGGCTGGACGTCCTGAAGAAGCACGCCCGCGTGCACTCGGGAGAGCGGCCCTACCTGTGCTCGGCCTGCGGGAGGCGCTTCAGCCGCGTGCAGCACCTGACCAACCACCAGCGCACGCACACCGGCGAGAAGCCCTACAGTTGCGACCAGTGCGGGGCCAGCTTCGCCCAGTCGGGCGACCTGACCAAGCACGCCCGCAGACACACGGGCGAGAAGCCCTACGCCTGCCCGCACTGTCCCCGCCGCTATAACAACTCCGGAGACCTCAACAAGCACGCGCGCAGCCACACGGGGCTCCGGCCTTACCGCTGCCAGCAGTGCGGCAAGGCCTTCCTCCTGCCCCACCACCTGAAGACGCACATCCGCACGCACACGGGGGAGAGGCCGTACAGCTGCCCCCGCTGCTGCCGAACCTTCACACGCACGCATCACCTCACCCAGCACATCAGCAAGCACCACTGA